A single region of the Salvia miltiorrhiza cultivar Shanhuang (shh) chromosome 8, IMPLAD_Smil_shh, whole genome shotgun sequence genome encodes:
- the LOC130997072 gene encoding protein LEAD-SENSITIVE 1, with protein MGLLSNRIGRSSLKPGDHIYSWRTAYIYAHHGIYLGDDKVIHFTRRGQEVGTGTMLDVLLVSSGPNRSYVPCPTCVTRDDAHGVVSSCLNCFLAGGILYRFEYSVSAALFLAKARGGTCTLAVSDPDVDVIHRAKYLLENGFGCYNVFKNNCEDFAIYCKTGLLVLDQSTMGQSGQAVSIIGGPLAAVLSTPLRLVTTNIYGMAATAVGVYCVSRYAADIGMRRDVVKVPVEDLTTRLATGMLQVLEPSLPAAPALAH; from the exons ATGGGGCTGCTCTCAAATAG AATCGGAAGGAGCAGTCTAAAGCCAGGGGATCATATCTACTCGTGGCGGACTGCATATATCTATGCTCATCACG GTATTTATCTTGGAGATGATAAAGTTATACATTTCACCAGACGAGGCCAAGAAGTCGGGACTGGTACCATGTTAGATGTCCTGCTGGTGAGCTCAGGACCGAATCGATCATATGTGCCGTGCCCCACCTGTGTCACAAGAGACGATGCCCATGGAGTAGTCTCGTCTTGTTTGAACTGCTTCCTAGCTGGTGGTATTCTGTATCGGTTTGAGTATTCCGTCAGCGCTGCTCTTTTCCTTGCAAAGGCACGCGGAGGAACTTGTACTCTAGCTGTCTCGGATCCTGATGTTGATGTGATCCATCGAGCCAAGTATCTGCTCGAAAATGGATTTGGATGCTACAATGTGTTCAAGAACAACTGTGAAGACTTTGCAATTTACTGCAAGACGGGATTGCTTGTGCTGGATCAGAGTACAATGGGACAGAGCGGGCAGGCCGTGTCCATTATAGGCGGACCTCTTGCGGCTGTATTGTCTACACCTCTGCGGCTCGTCACCACCAACATCTATGGGATGGCGGCTACTGCAGTTGGGGTTTATTGTGTCAGTCGCTATGCTGCAGACATCGGCATGAGGAGGGATGTGGTAAAAGTTCCTGTTGAGGATCTCACGACAAGGCTCGCGACAGGTATGCTTCAAGTCCTTGAACCGAGCCTCCCTGCTGCACCGGCTCTTGCTCATTAG
- the LOC130998474 gene encoding uncharacterized protein LOC130998474 translates to MMIEDVNSTEDFAQVQNKEEMQIQLKKTASEVVEGSLHMTYLGVPLFIGRSRASHFMSIKDRIVQKFSRWKGRQLSMAGRLCLVQSVIQSSIDHSMMIFRWPKSLLHYLDKNTVGILCGPRLIKGEDFIFKILRSRYLDEFCMAKTSVAWSSVWLGLKPEIGELVDNSHSLVGHGHHTRFWTDDWLGYKICDKLAIPSFMHEFLGQSVADYFFHGIWHFSANFVENYPEVVVDIITFPFDGDKDVRVWKSSPYGDVTAVLAFAHTGHRFPKLIRNGLIAPNCCYLYMSVAESVDHIFWGCPRVISIWLEILTWFYVPHLRANFGSWGLLLLFGVLGLGVTRLLFYGATFGHLRVLAFVRVSFMEVNEAFPRLGHTFNTWLDYLITRAIGVSVRAAPPSNFISVHSRLLVEDWIKVNTDGAASGSPGEIAAGGVYRDKFCVVQGCFHLKGGRGYVFEAELLAVITAIAIAHTRGWNKLWLEADSRYVVKLLKEHFFDVLWHFYAAWKATLNRLKDIMFRVSHIFHEGNVFADAISNLSRMEGWWSYGIDEIKKLAIADIATHSFSRKVR, encoded by the exons ATGATGATTGAAGATGTCAACTCAACTGAAGACTTTGCACAAGTCCAGAACAAAGAAGAGATGCAGATTCAACTGAAGAAAACTGCATCAGAAGTAGTTGAG GGATCGCTTCATATGACTTACTTGGGAGTTCCTCTGTTTATAGGTCGGTCGCGTGCTTCTCATTTTATGAGTATCAAGGATAGGATTGTGCAGAAGTTCTCTAGATGGAAAGGAAGGCAGTTGTCTATGGCTGGGCGCTTGTGTCTGGTTCAATCTGTTATCCAGAGCTCTATTGACCACTCTATGATGATTTTTCGTTGGCCTAAATCGTTACTCCATTACTTGGACAAGAACACTGTAGGAATTTTGTGTGGTCCG CGGCTGATAAAAGGCGAGGATTTTATTTTCAAGATTCTTCGTTCTCGTTATCTGGATGAGTTTTGTATGGCTAAGACCTCGGTGGCGTGGTCGTCGGTGTGGCTGGGTTTGAAACCCGAGATTGGGGAGTTAGTTGATAATTCTCATTCGTTGGTGGGACATGGACATCACACTCGTTTCTGGACCGACGATTGGCTGGGCTACAAAATTTGTGACAAATTGGCGATTCCTTCTTTTATGCATGAGTTTTTGGGACAGTCGGTGGCAGACTATTTTTTTCATGGGATTTGGCATTTTTCGGCAAACTTCGTTGAGAATTATCCTGAAGTGGTTGTGGACATTATCACTTTCCCTTTTGATGGTGATAAAGATGTGCGTGTTTGGAAGTCGTCCCCTTATGGGGACGTAACTGCTGTGCTCGCTTTTGCTCATACCGGACATCGTTTCCCCAAG CTGATCCGGAATGGTCTTATTGCACCTAACTGCTGTTATTTGTACATGTCGGTTGCTGAAAGCGTTGATCACATCTTCTGGGGTTGTCCTCGGGTGATTTCGATTTGGCTTGAGATTCTCACCTGGTTTTATGTGCCGCATCTTAGGGC AAATTTCGGAAGTTGGGGATTATTACTGCTCTTTGGTGTACTTGGTCTTGGCGTAACAAGGTTGCTTTTTTATGGAGCTACTTTTGGTCATCTTCGGGTGCTTGCTTTTGTGAGGGTGTCTTTCATGGAAGTGAATGAGGCGTTTCCTCGGCTTGGGCATACGTTTAATACTTGGTTGGATTATTTGATTACTCGTGCGATAGGGGTTTCGGTGCGTGCCGCTCCGCCTTCGAATTTCATTAGTGTACATTCGCGGCTGCTGGTTGAGGACTGgataaaagtaaatactgaCGGGGCAGCGTCGGGTTCTCCTGGTGAGATTGCTGCGGGAGGAGTTTATAGAGACAAGTTTTGCGTGGTGCAAGGTTGCTTTCACTTGAAAGGAGGAAGGGGTTATGTTTTCGAAGCTGAGTTGCTTGCGGTGATAACGGCAATTGCCATTGCTCACACTCGAGGATGGAATAAACTTTGGTTGGAGGCGGATTCGCGATATGTGGTTAAGCTGCTTAAGGAACACTTTTTCGATGTTCTGTGGCATTTCTATGCGGCATGGAAGGCTACCCTTAATCGTCTTAAAGATATCATGTTTCGGGTCTCTCATATTTTTCATGAGGGGAATGTGTTTGCGGATGCCATATCTAACTTATCGCGCATGGAGGGTTGGTGGTCGTATGGTATTGATGAGATTAAAAAGCTTGCGATTGCAGATATTGCGACTCATAGTTTTTCTCGCAAAGTTCGTTGA